From Sporosarcina sp. Marseille-Q4943, the proteins below share one genomic window:
- the topA gene encoding type I DNA topoisomerase, whose product MADYLVIVESPAKAKTIERYLGKKYKVRASIGHLRDLPRSQMGVDTENNYEPKYITIRGKGPILQELKKDAKKAKKIFLAADPDREGEAIAWHLAHQLGVDINSDCRVVFNEITKDAIKESFKSPRPIDMNRVDAQQARRILDRLVGYNISPILWKKVKKGLSAGRVQSVALRLIIDRENEIKAFIPEEYWSIVGRFSKDGKTFEASFYGDASKKLKLENKQQVDEVLSKMSGDEFEIVNVVKKERRRNPAPPFTTSSLQQEAARKLNFRARKTMMLAQQLYEGINIGKEGIVGLITYMRTDSTRISESAKDEAFSFIEKMYGKEFIATSKAKAKAKESANTQDAHEAVRPTSVMRPPEAMKAFLTRDQLRLYKLIWERFVASQMAPAVLDTVTADLMNGEIKFRATGSEVKFPGFMKVYIEGEDDQEEEKDRILPPLEKGEHVKGSDIDPKQHFTQPPPRYSEARLVKTLEELGIGRPSTYAPTLDTIQKRGYVTLDAKRFVPTELGEIVHQAVNQYFPDIINIEFTAEMEKNLDNVEEGEIQWVQVIDEFYKEFEKHVKVADEEMEKIEIKDEPAGEDCEKCGSPMVFKMGRYGKFMACSNFPDCRNTKAIIKPIGVTCPSCKEGQVVERKSKTKRIFYGCDRYPECEYVSWDKPIARPCPKCQNTLVEKRLKKGVQIQCTECDYKEDAQE is encoded by the coding sequence ATGGCAGATTATTTAGTAATTGTTGAGTCGCCCGCCAAGGCGAAAACAATTGAGCGTTATTTAGGGAAAAAGTATAAGGTCCGTGCATCCATCGGACATTTAAGAGATTTACCGCGCAGTCAGATGGGCGTGGACACAGAAAATAATTATGAACCGAAATACATCACGATACGCGGAAAAGGTCCTATTCTACAAGAATTGAAAAAAGATGCGAAAAAAGCGAAGAAAATCTTTCTCGCGGCTGACCCCGACAGGGAAGGGGAAGCAATTGCGTGGCATTTGGCACATCAATTGGGTGTAGACATCAATTCGGATTGCCGTGTCGTTTTCAATGAAATCACGAAGGATGCCATAAAGGAATCATTCAAAAGCCCAAGGCCGATCGATATGAATCGGGTGGATGCCCAACAGGCTAGAAGGATATTGGATAGACTCGTAGGCTATAATATTAGCCCGATCCTTTGGAAGAAAGTGAAGAAGGGATTGTCCGCCGGGCGTGTGCAATCGGTCGCTTTGCGATTGATCATTGACCGGGAGAATGAAATAAAGGCATTCATACCGGAAGAATATTGGAGCATTGTCGGACGGTTCAGCAAAGATGGAAAAACATTCGAGGCTTCTTTCTATGGCGATGCGTCGAAGAAATTGAAGCTGGAAAATAAACAGCAAGTCGATGAAGTCCTATCCAAGATGTCCGGCGATGAATTTGAAATCGTCAATGTCGTCAAAAAGGAAAGAAGAAGGAATCCTGCACCTCCATTTACAACATCTTCTTTGCAACAGGAAGCGGCTCGGAAATTGAATTTCCGTGCTCGAAAAACGATGATGCTTGCCCAACAGCTTTACGAAGGGATCAATATCGGTAAAGAGGGCATTGTCGGTCTCATAACGTATATGAGAACGGATTCCACGCGGATTTCAGAAAGTGCCAAGGATGAAGCGTTTTCCTTTATCGAAAAGATGTATGGCAAGGAGTTCATCGCCACGTCCAAGGCAAAAGCAAAGGCGAAGGAATCGGCTAATACGCAAGACGCGCATGAAGCGGTAAGACCGACGTCCGTCATGAGGCCGCCTGAAGCGATGAAAGCGTTTTTAACACGTGATCAGCTCAGACTATATAAATTGATATGGGAACGATTTGTTGCCAGTCAGATGGCTCCTGCAGTGCTTGATACTGTCACAGCGGATCTTATGAATGGCGAAATCAAATTCAGGGCAACCGGTTCAGAAGTTAAATTTCCAGGCTTCATGAAAGTCTATATCGAAGGAGAAGATGATCAGGAAGAGGAAAAGGACCGTATCCTGCCGCCGCTTGAAAAAGGGGAGCACGTGAAAGGGAGCGATATTGATCCGAAGCAGCACTTCACGCAACCGCCTCCAAGATATTCGGAAGCACGTCTTGTCAAGACGCTTGAAGAGCTTGGGATCGGACGACCGTCAACATATGCGCCTACTCTAGATACGATTCAAAAAAGAGGGTACGTCACGTTGGACGCCAAACGGTTCGTTCCGACAGAACTAGGAGAAATCGTCCATCAAGCGGTGAACCAATACTTCCCTGACATTATCAATATCGAATTCACTGCCGAAATGGAGAAGAATCTTGACAATGTCGAAGAAGGGGAAATCCAATGGGTCCAAGTCATCGATGAATTTTATAAAGAATTTGAGAAGCACGTAAAAGTCGCTGACGAAGAGATGGAGAAAATTGAGATCAAGGACGAGCCAGCCGGCGAAGATTGTGAGAAATGCGGTTCGCCTATGGTATTTAAGATGGGCCGATATGGAAAATTCATGGCTTGCTCGAATTTCCCGGATTGCCGAAATACAAAAGCAATCATCAAGCCGATTGGTGTCACTTGCCCGTCATGTAAAGAAGGGCAGGTCGTCGAGAGGAAGAGCAAAACGAAACGGATTTTCTATGGCTGTGACAGATATCCTGAGTGTGAATATGTATCTTGGGATAAACCGATAGCTAGACCTTGCCCGAAATGTCAAAATACATTAGTTGAAAAAAGGCTGAAAAAAGGTGTGCAAATTCAATGTACGGAATGTGACTACAAAGAAGATGCACAAGAATAA